The following coding sequences lie in one Mycobacterium gordonae genomic window:
- a CDS encoding MCE family protein — protein MKFRGPLIGLTLFMVIALTLTWLVYVSLRRDVAGSTASYSAMFTDVYGLREGDDVRMAGVRVGRVEKVELDGKLAKVSFVVQTEQHLFGNTVASVTYQNIVGQRYLGLSLGKDGSRTQLPPGSTIPLDRTEPSFDVTALLNGYEPLFSLLNPHDADNLTKGVIESLQGDTSSLATLISQTSTLTETFAGKDQALGDVITNLNKVVVSLAAQNANLDGVITQTRDVVAALDRRRPELVSSMGSLSRLVSNLSVAAEQDYPALREFIDRRPGVARHLMDVEPQVAFFGDNIPLLLKGLVRVGNQGAYGNAYLCDLNMFAFFPGLNDVVPIIVNAATPGNKAWHTPRCRNTNGGAGG, from the coding sequence TCGGCCTGACCCTGTTCATGGTCATCGCGCTGACGCTGACCTGGCTGGTGTACGTGAGCCTGCGGCGCGATGTGGCCGGTAGCACGGCGTCCTACTCGGCAATGTTCACCGACGTGTACGGACTGCGCGAGGGCGACGACGTCCGGATGGCCGGGGTGCGTGTCGGCCGGGTCGAAAAGGTGGAACTGGACGGGAAACTCGCGAAGGTGTCGTTCGTGGTGCAAACCGAACAGCACCTCTTCGGCAACACCGTCGCCTCGGTGACCTACCAGAACATCGTCGGTCAGCGTTACCTCGGACTGTCACTCGGCAAAGACGGCAGCCGAACTCAGCTCCCGCCGGGCTCGACCATCCCCCTGGACCGCACCGAACCGTCGTTCGACGTCACGGCGCTGCTCAACGGCTACGAACCGCTGTTCAGCCTGCTGAATCCGCACGATGCCGACAACCTCACCAAGGGCGTCATCGAGTCACTACAGGGCGATACCTCATCGCTGGCCACGCTGATCAGCCAAACATCTACGCTCACTGAGACTTTCGCGGGCAAGGATCAGGCGCTCGGTGACGTGATCACCAATCTCAACAAGGTGGTCGTCAGCCTCGCCGCGCAGAACGCGAATCTCGACGGGGTGATCACCCAGACCCGCGACGTGGTTGCCGCCCTCGACCGACGCCGTCCGGAGTTGGTGTCCTCCATGGGTTCCCTGTCACGACTGGTGAGCAATCTGTCGGTGGCCGCCGAGCAGGACTACCCGGCGTTGCGCGAATTCATCGATCGCCGACCGGGTGTGGCCCGGCACCTGATGGATGTGGAGCCGCAGGTGGCATTCTTCGGAGACAACATCCCCCTGTTGCTGAAGGGGCTCGTCCGGGTGGGCAATCAGGGCGCCTACGGCAACGCCTACCTGTGCGATTTGAACATGTTCGCATTCTTCCCGGGCCTCAACGATGTGGTGCCGATCATCGTCAACGCCGCAACGCCCGGCAACAAGGCGTGGCACACGCCCCGCTGCCGGAACACCAACGGGGGCGCAGGTGGCTGA
- a CDS encoding MCE family protein, translated as MADSVVRQRLSRLRKRPLENYNPLWLGLSAVAVVAVLIGAMLVVHALGAGYKHYTAEFLQGASLRPGNPVTAAGIPVGEVTSMKLDGDHVEAGLKIRDNVTLGADSKASIKVTTILGSRYLALEPAGAGSLPHGTFDLAHTEVPYDLQAALQDATTTFDQVDSDRFAQSLAVLGKQLEGLPAVVPQAMKNIDSLSQIIAARRDQLGQLLKSTEQVTNTLRRQQSSIGNVVNQAQDLLGQFVARRAVFHAMMKSLTNLVDTMHQIVVNDRSGVEGLLKDMREFTDMMAQHDDLLRDLLQITPIFVREAANLTGDANAVSFNAPSALLIDSWMCAISGRAQQFGMIPYYKDCK; from the coding sequence GTGGCTGATTCGGTTGTCAGACAGCGCCTTTCGCGACTCAGGAAGCGGCCGCTGGAAAACTACAACCCGCTGTGGCTGGGTTTGTCGGCCGTTGCCGTGGTCGCGGTGCTGATCGGCGCCATGTTGGTCGTGCACGCGCTGGGAGCCGGGTACAAGCACTACACGGCCGAGTTCCTGCAGGGCGCCTCGCTGCGGCCGGGCAACCCGGTCACGGCGGCGGGCATACCGGTCGGCGAGGTCACCAGCATGAAACTCGACGGCGACCACGTCGAAGCGGGCCTGAAGATCCGCGACAACGTGACGCTGGGCGCAGACTCGAAGGCCTCGATCAAAGTCACCACCATCCTGGGATCCCGCTATCTCGCCCTGGAACCGGCCGGTGCCGGCTCCCTCCCCCACGGCACCTTCGACCTGGCGCACACCGAGGTCCCCTACGACCTCCAGGCGGCATTACAGGACGCCACAACGACTTTCGACCAGGTCGACTCCGACCGGTTCGCGCAGTCGCTGGCCGTACTGGGCAAGCAACTCGAGGGCCTGCCCGCCGTGGTACCCCAGGCGATGAAGAACATCGACTCGCTGTCGCAGATCATCGCCGCGCGCCGCGACCAACTCGGCCAACTGCTCAAGAGCACCGAACAGGTCACCAACACCCTGCGCCGCCAGCAGTCCAGCATCGGCAATGTGGTCAACCAGGCTCAGGATCTGCTGGGCCAGTTTGTGGCCCGACGCGCCGTGTTCCACGCAATGATGAAGTCCCTGACCAACCTGGTCGACACCATGCACCAAATCGTGGTCAACGACCGGTCGGGGGTCGAGGGGCTGCTCAAAGACATGCGGGAGTTCACCGACATGATGGCCCAGCACGACGACCTGCTGCGCGATCTGCTGCAGATCACCCCGATCTTCGTGCGCGAGGCGGCAAACCTGACCGGAGACGCCAACGCGGTGAGTTTCAACGCCCCCAGCGCACTGCTGATCGATTCGTGGATGTGCGCGATCAGTGGCCGCGCCCAGCAATTCGGGATGATTCCGTACTACAAGGACTGCAAATGA